In Cucurbita pepo subsp. pepo cultivar mu-cu-16 chromosome LG04, ASM280686v2, whole genome shotgun sequence, the following are encoded in one genomic region:
- the LOC111794020 gene encoding membrane-anchored ubiquitin-fold protein 3-like, with protein MPEDDLIDIKFRLYDGSDVGPFRYSSASTVDVLKQRIVSDWPKGKTVTPKAASEVKLISSGKILENNKTVGQCKLPFGEFTGGVIIMHVVVQPSLAKAKTEKKIDDTSPQKVVCSCSIL; from the exons ATGCCGGAGGACGATTTGATTGACATCAAGTTCAGGCTGTACGATGGTTCTGATGTTGGACCATTTCGATACTCCTCCGCCTCGACGGTTGATGTGCTTAAGCAGAGAATAGTGTCTGATTGGCCCAAAG gcAAAACAGTCACTCCAAAGGCAGCCAGTGAAGTAAAACTGATCAGTTCGggcaaaattttggaaaataataagACTGTTGGTCAGTGTAAATTACCTTTTGGTGAGTTCACGGGAGGAGTTATTATAATGCATGTTGTTGTACAACCATCCCTAGCAAAAGCCAAGACAG AGAAAAAGATCGATGATACATCACCCCAGAAGGTTGTCTGCTCCTGTTCCATACTTTGA
- the LOC111794023 gene encoding membrane-anchored ubiquitin-fold protein 3-like gives MPEDDLIDIKFRLYDGSDIGPFRYSSASTIDVLKQRIVSDWPKGKTITPKAASEVKLISSGKILENNKTVGQCKLPFGEFTGGVTIMHVVVQPSLAKAKTEKKTDNSQQKIVCSCSIL, from the exons ATGCCGGAGGACGATTTGATTGACATTAAGTTCAGGCTCTACGATGGTTCTGATATTGGACCATTTCGATACTCGTCCGCATCGACAATAGATGTGCTTAAGCAGAGAATAGTGTCCGATTGGCCCAAAG GCAAAACAATCACTCCAAAGGCAGCAAGTGAAGTAAAACTGATAAGTTCTggaaaaattttggaaaataacaAGACTGTTGGTCAGTGTAAATTACCTTTTGGTGAGTTCACTGGAGGAGTTACTATAATGCACGTTGTTGTACAGCCATCCCTAGCAAAAGCTAAAACAG AGAAAAAGACTGACAATTCGCAACAGAAGATCGTGTGCTCCTGTTCCATACTTTGA
- the LOC111794021 gene encoding RNA pseudouridine synthase 7-like isoform X1 — translation MTSKRKRGEEGMGEGEIVWQTPANAPQRCDYIFHNGRRHVRPYYFEFIAHVKNRWAGKSIVDLFTEEFKGRPYEYYIDAVKCGRIQVDGEMVPTSYIVKTSQKISHFLHRHEPPVMALEVKILKEEADVLTVYKPASVPVHPCGQYRKNTVVGILQAEHGLAPLFPIHRLDRLVSGLLIIARNASKADLFRQQIESGLVKKQYIARVVGMFPEEEQVVDVHINYNAREGRSTAEMVDSCMDTMAKGKAAQTKFTCISSDGVHSIVLCEPVTGRTHQIRVHLQYTGYPIANDALYLTKVASGRSVEKTTADRAAAISACSTAHDIEEDCVSARKENSSEDFSIDPMCTNCPNLAPKGYDGEEEGLWLHCVRYSGPGWIYECPYPEWASLK, via the exons ATGACGagcaaaaggaaaaggggagAAGAGGGCATGGGAGAAGGAGAGATCGTATGGCAAACCCCAGCCAATGCCCCTCAACGATGCGATTACATATTTCACAATG GGAGGCGGCACGTTAGACCTTACTACTTCGAGTTCATTGCCCAT GTTAAGAATCGATGGGCCGGCAAATCCATTGTCGACTTGTTTACTGAAGAGTTTAAAGGCCGACCATACGAGTACTAT ATTGATGCAGTCAAATGTGGTCGAATACAAGTCGATGGGGAGATGGTGCCTACATCATATATAGTTAAAACATCTCAAAAGATAAGCCATTTCCTGCACAG GCATGAACCGCCTGTAATGGCTTTGGAGGTGAAAATTCTCAAAGAAGAAGCAGATGTGCTGACGGTTTACAAGCCTGCGTCTGTTCCA GTTCATCCATGTGGTCAATATAGGAAGAACACCGTTGTTGGCATACTTCAGGCAGAGCATGGTTTGGCACCTCTATTTC CTATACATCGACTAGACCGTCTTGTCTCAGGACTTCTTATCATTGCTAGAAATGCATCGAAAGCTGATCTTTTCAGACAACAG ATTGAGTCTGGGCTGGTGAAGAAACAGTATATTGCAAGGGTGGTGGGTATGTTTCCAGAAGAAGAG CAAGTGGTCGATGTTCACATAAACTACAATGCTCGAGAGGGAAGGAGCACAGCGGAG ATGGTTGATTCTTGCATGGATACTATGGCGAAGGGGAAGGCCGCTCAAACAAAGTTTACTTGCATCAGTTCCGATGGAGTCCATAGCATTGTTTTATGTGAACCGGTCACTGGACGAACTCATCAA ATCCGTGTGCATTTGCAGTACACAGGGTATCCTATTGCCAACGATGCACTGTACCTTACAAAAGTAGCTTCTGGTCGCTCCGTGGAAAAAACAACTGCAGATAGAGCTGCTGCGATATCTGCGTGTTCTACAGCACATGATATTGAAGAAGATTGTGTTAGTGCACGCAAAGAAAACTCAAGTGAAGATTTTAGCATTGACCCCATGTGCACAAACTGTCCAAATTTGGCTCCAAAAGG ATATGACGGAGAAGAAGAGGGATTGTGGCTGCATTGCGTTCGGTACTCCGGACCAGGATGGATCTACGAATGCCCATATCCAGAATGGGCTTCACTTAAATAG
- the LOC111794021 gene encoding RNA pseudouridine synthase 7-like isoform X2: MTSKRKRGEEGMGEGEIVWQTPANAPQRCDYIFHNGRRHVRPYYFEFIAHVKNRWAGKSIVDLFTEEFKGRPYEYYIDAVKCGRIQVDGEMVPTSYIVKTSQKISHFLHRHEPPVMALEVKILKEEADVLTVYKPASVPVHPCGQYRKNTVVGILQAEHGLAPLFPIHRLDRLVSGLLIIARNASKADLFRQQIESGLVKKQYIARVVGMFPEEEQVVDVHINYNAREGRSTAEDTMAKGKAAQTKFTCISSDGVHSIVLCEPVTGRTHQIRVHLQYTGYPIANDALYLTKVASGRSVEKTTADRAAAISACSTAHDIEEDCVSARKENSSEDFSIDPMCTNCPNLAPKGYDGEEEGLWLHCVRYSGPGWIYECPYPEWASLK, translated from the exons ATGACGagcaaaaggaaaaggggagAAGAGGGCATGGGAGAAGGAGAGATCGTATGGCAAACCCCAGCCAATGCCCCTCAACGATGCGATTACATATTTCACAATG GGAGGCGGCACGTTAGACCTTACTACTTCGAGTTCATTGCCCAT GTTAAGAATCGATGGGCCGGCAAATCCATTGTCGACTTGTTTACTGAAGAGTTTAAAGGCCGACCATACGAGTACTAT ATTGATGCAGTCAAATGTGGTCGAATACAAGTCGATGGGGAGATGGTGCCTACATCATATATAGTTAAAACATCTCAAAAGATAAGCCATTTCCTGCACAG GCATGAACCGCCTGTAATGGCTTTGGAGGTGAAAATTCTCAAAGAAGAAGCAGATGTGCTGACGGTTTACAAGCCTGCGTCTGTTCCA GTTCATCCATGTGGTCAATATAGGAAGAACACCGTTGTTGGCATACTTCAGGCAGAGCATGGTTTGGCACCTCTATTTC CTATACATCGACTAGACCGTCTTGTCTCAGGACTTCTTATCATTGCTAGAAATGCATCGAAAGCTGATCTTTTCAGACAACAG ATTGAGTCTGGGCTGGTGAAGAAACAGTATATTGCAAGGGTGGTGGGTATGTTTCCAGAAGAAGAG CAAGTGGTCGATGTTCACATAAACTACAATGCTCGAGAGGGAAGGAGCACAGCGGAG GATACTATGGCGAAGGGGAAGGCCGCTCAAACAAAGTTTACTTGCATCAGTTCCGATGGAGTCCATAGCATTGTTTTATGTGAACCGGTCACTGGACGAACTCATCAA ATCCGTGTGCATTTGCAGTACACAGGGTATCCTATTGCCAACGATGCACTGTACCTTACAAAAGTAGCTTCTGGTCGCTCCGTGGAAAAAACAACTGCAGATAGAGCTGCTGCGATATCTGCGTGTTCTACAGCACATGATATTGAAGAAGATTGTGTTAGTGCACGCAAAGAAAACTCAAGTGAAGATTTTAGCATTGACCCCATGTGCACAAACTGTCCAAATTTGGCTCCAAAAGG ATATGACGGAGAAGAAGAGGGATTGTGGCTGCATTGCGTTCGGTACTCCGGACCAGGATGGATCTACGAATGCCCATATCCAGAATGGGCTTCACTTAAATAG
- the LOC111794022 gene encoding bidirectional sugar transporter SWEET10-like: protein MPISSQALVFVFGLLGNVISFMVFLAPLPTFYKIYKKKSAEGYQSLPYVVALVSAMLWIYYALLKTNATFLITINSFGCLIETLYIFLFIFYAPTKLRFQTARLLVLLNVLGFGVMLALTLVLAKGERRLKVLGWICLVFNLTVFAAPLFIMGKVIKTKSVEYMPFALSFFLTLNAVMWFFYGLLLKDYYIALPNVVGFVFGIIQMILFMIFKNAKKSIPIKEEPKPQLHQLSEQIMDVVKLGTMVCTELSPVAVLQPNMEVVVEAVIDNIQNKQQLIK from the exons ATGCCCATTAGTTCCCAAGCTCTGGTTTTTGTCTTTGGCCTTTTAG GCAATGTCATCTCCTTTATGGTCTTCCTAGCTCCACT GCCAACATTTTACAAGATATACAAGAAGAAGTCGGCGGAAGGGTACCAGTCCTTGCCTTACGTGGTTGCACTGGTCAGTGCCATGCTTTGGATTTACTATGCTCTTCTCAAAACCAACGCCACCTTTCTTATTACCATCAACTCCTTTGGCTGTCTCATTGAGACCCTTTACATCTTCCTCTTTATATTTTACGCTCCAACAAAGTTAAGG TTCCAAACGGCGAGGCTGCTAGTGCTGTTGAATGTGTTGGGGTTCGGGGTGATGCTGGCTTTGACTCTTGTGTTAGCCAAAGGAGAGAGGCGTCTTAAAGTTCTTGGGTGGATATGTTTGGTGTTTAATCTCACCGTCTTTGCTGCACCCCTTTTCATCATG GGGAAAGTGATAAAGACCAAGAGCGTGGAGTACATGCCGTTCGCGCTATCATTCTTTCTCACTCTGAATGCAGTGATGTGGTTCTTTTATGGCCTTCTTCTCAAAGACTATTACATAGCG CTACCGAACGTGGTCGGGTTCGTGTTCGGTATAATTCAGATGATCCTGTTCATGATATTCAAGAATGCGAAGAAAAGCATCCCAATAAAAGAAGAGCCAAAGCCACAGCTTCACCAACTGTCAGAACAAATAATGGACGTCGTAAAACTTGGGACTATGGTTTGCACTGAACTAAGCCCCGTCGCCGTTCTTCAGCCAAAcatggaggtggtggtggaagCCGTCATCGACAATATCCAAAACAAGCAACAGCTAATTAAATAA
- the LOC111793628 gene encoding bidirectional sugar transporter SWEET12-like, with amino-acid sequence MALNFINHNPWIFAFGLLGNIFSFIVFLAPVPTFIRVCRKKSTEGFQSVPYVVALFSAMLLIYYSTLNADELFLMTINSVGCFIETIYIALYIAYAPKKARIFTVRFFLLLDVVGFCLILLVTQFVVKRPYRARVIGFVCGGLSVSVFAAPLSIMRTVIRTKSVEFMPFSLSLFLTLSAVTWLFYGLLLKDLFVALPNTLGFTFGMAQMILYAIYRNAKPAAELELPQHKATTVEVEAEASLDTPEQRHHEKYCMDLETQAAPAAPMLNSAA; translated from the exons ATGGCTCTTAATTTTATCAACCACAACCCTTGGATCTTTGCGTTTGGTCTTCTGGGTAACATTTTCTCGTTCATCGTGTTTCTGGCCCCAGT GCCTACattcataagggtgtgtagAAAGAAATCAACGGAAGGATTTCAGTCAGTTCCGTACGTGGTTGCTTTGTTCAGCGCAATGCTACTTATCTATTACTCCACGCTGAATGCGGACGAGTTGTTTCTGATGACTATCAATTCCGTGGGCTGTTTCATTGAGACCATTTACATCGCTTTGTACATTGCGTATGCTCCCAAGAAGGCTCGG ATATTCACTGTGAGGTTCTTTCTTCTGTTGGACGTGGTTGGGTTTTGCTTGATTCTGTTGGTGACCCAATTTGTGGTGAAGCGGCCTTACAGAGCCCGCGTGATTGGGTTCGTTTGTGGAGGCCTCTCTGTCAGTGTTTTTGCAGCTCCTCTCAGCATCATG CGGACGGTGATACGTACAAAGAGCGTGGAGTTCATGCCGTTTTCGCTATCACTTTTCCTCACACTCAGCGCCGTTACGTGGCTCTTCTATGGGTTACTCCTCAAGGATCTGTTTGTTGcg CTTCCAAACACACTGGGATTCACGTTCGGGATGGCTCAGATGATTCTGTACGCCATCTACAGGAACGCAAAGCCAGCTGCTGAGCTCGAACTCCCACAGCACAAAGCCACCACGGTGGAAGTGGAAGCGGAAGCTAGTTTGGATACTCCTGAACAGCGCCATCATGAGAAATATTGCATGGACTTGGAGACACAAGCAGCCCCAGCGGCACCCATGCTCAATTCTGCGGCTTGA
- the LOC111792208 gene encoding mitochondrial import inner membrane translocase subunit TIM8-like has protein sequence MDSSSLNSPELMNFINEEKQRAMVAEMVAKLTSVCWDKCITGTPGSKFSSSESNCLSNCAQRYMDMSIIIMKRFQNS, from the exons ATGGATTCCTCGTCTCTTAACTCCCCAGAGCTGATGAATTTTATCAAT GAAGAGAAGCAAAGAGCCATGGTTGCGGAGATGGTGGCTAAGCTTACCAGTGTGTGTTGGGACAAGTGTATCACTGGTACGCCTGGGAGTAAGTTCAGCTCCAGTGAATCTAACTGTCTATCTAACTGTGCACAACGCTATATGGATATGAGCATCATCATTATGAAACGATTCCAAAACAGTTAA
- the LOC111792354 gene encoding uncharacterized protein LOC111792354, which produces MTQPVKKPRLEELWCAHSPEMDAAEADECNYTADEQEAALVALVDHRTREVHHLQQRISYYTRQLEEAEKRLQESESMLARFRGPRHTLPSITSQDCGFKCVKVEPRSPSPIHANGGSEAKRFISSSHSPSVLNHSNLAIVAEQDKPCIPSSTGRVLEDQSNRRKRKFEQKVHKELIALVRSSSSPLTAQCNASYYFSSQHKRKLRSLAPCPINDQLFVTSALDGVINLWQVQSKGTFASLLCTTDCMSQKQRRWPEDMAWHPEGNSLFSVYNADGGDSQISILNFNRTKESGCVTFLEDKPHVKGTINSISFLPWESVPFITGGSDHAVILWNMKDKENTWKPELLHRNMHSSAVMGVSGMQMKQIVLSAGADKRILGFDVQAGSVLFKHQLETKCMSVLPNPCDFNLFMVQTGSPEKQLRLFDIRLEKKEVHGFGWKQESSESQSALISQAWSPDGLHLTSGSADPVIHVFDIRYNSHMPSRSIKAHQKRVFKAVWPHSLPLLISISSDLNIGLHKLA; this is translated from the exons ATGACCCAGCCTGTGAAGAAACCCAGATTGGAGGAGCTCTGGTGTGCCCACTCGCCTGAAATGGATGCGGCAGAAGCAGATGAATGCAACTACACCGCTGACGAGCAAGAGGCGGCACTGGTGGCTCTAGTCGATCATCGTACTCGTGAAGTCCACCATCTCCAGCAGCGTATTTCCTACTACACTCGTCAG CTAGAGGAAGCAGAGAAGCGGTTACAGGAATCTGAATCTATGTTGGCCCGCTTTCGAGGTCCACGTCATACTTTGCCATCAATAACTTCTCAGGATTGTGGATTCAAATGTGTGAAGGTTGAGCCGAGATCACCCAGTCCTATTCATGCAAATGGGG GTTCCGAAGCAAAACGATTTATTAGTTCCAGTCACAGCCCTTCAGTTCTCAATCACTCTAATCTTGCCATTGTGGCTGAACAAGACAAACCTTGTATCCCTTCTTCTACCGGGAGAGTTCTTGAAGATCAAAgtaatagaagaaaaagaaagtttg AGCAAAAAGTTCACAAAGAATTGATTGCATTAGTACGTAGCAGCTCTTCTCCGTTGACCGCCCAATGCAATGctagttattatttttctagtCAGCACAAGAGAAAACTGAGAAGCCTTGCTCCATGTCCAATTAATGACCAGCTTTTTGTTACCAG TGCTTTGGATGGAGTGATCAACTTGTGGCAAGTTCAGTCCAAGGG gACATTTGCCTCTCTTCTTTGTACTACTGATTGTATGTCTCAAAAGCAGAGGAGATGGCCGGAAGATATGGCATGGCATCCAGAGGGAAACAGCCTATTTTCCGTGTACAATGCTGATGGTGGAGACTCTCAAATATCAATCTTGAATTTCAATAGGACTAAAGAG AGTGGCTGTGTGACTTTCTTAGAGGACAAGCCTCATGTTAAAGGCACTATCAACAGCATTAGTTTCTTGCCTTGGGAATCTGTCCCGTTCATTACTGGTGGCAGTGACCATGCTGTCATTCTATGGAATATGAAAGATAAAGAGAACACATGGAAACCAGAGCTTTTGCACCGAAACATGCACTCTTCAGCTGTCATGGGTGTCTCTGGGATGCAGATGAAGCAGATCGTACTATCTGCTGGTGCAGACAAGAGAATCCTTGGTTTTGATGTTCAAGCAGGAAGTGTACTCTTCAAGCATCAACTAGAGACTAAATGTATGAGTGTCTTGCCAAATCCATGTGACTTTAACTTGTTCATGGTCCAAACAGG GAGTCCAGAGAAGCAACTTCGGTTATTTGACATTAgattggaaaagaaagaagtccACGGTTTTGGGTGGAAACAAGAAAGCAGTGAATCTCAATCAGCTCTGATAAGTCAGGCATGGTCTCCTGATGGTTTACACCTAACATCTGGTTCGGCAGATCCTGTAATTCATGTTTTTGATATCAGATATAATTCTCACATGCCATCTCGATCAATTAAAGCTCATCAGAAACGTGTCTTCAAAGCTGTTTGGCCCCATTCTCTTCCACTTCTTATTTCCATTTCATCTGACCTGAACATTGGACTGCACAAACTGGCCTAG
- the LOC111793831 gene encoding APO protein 3, mitochondrial-like isoform X1: protein MLRQTSAFVQRGPLIPLNQFHRSFKFTQTAEKFELPDAPDPSYVDLPRPRERKSDRKPFPTPMKLLIRRAKEEREARNAQPCRMLEDPPDNGLLVPDLVDVAQNVYLAWNSLRFGISKLLEVIPIQRCRCLLFCFEVHIGHVGHEIRTCTGPKSGLRSATHVWRKGGAQDVVFFPKCYHLYDRVGKPRVGHEERYVIPRIPALLELCIQAGVDLEKYPSKRRTKPVYSIEGRIVDFELVKETNEVKTGVSVKPDHGIEHEGGSRCSFSWKISNTLDQQHEENKELRKLSIMTLNSWVEMVSGAKKIMEKYRVQTCGYCPEVQVGPKGHKVRICRASKHQSRNGLHAWQEATIDDIVGPNHVWHVRDLKGPPLDNKLKRFYGKVPAVVELCLQAGAPIPDQYRSMLRLDVVPPHPDEVDLVA, encoded by the exons ATGCTGCGACAGACCAGCGCGTTCGTCCAAAGGGGTCCACTTATTCCTCTGAATCAATTTCACCGATCCTTCAAGTTCACCCAGACGGcagagaaatttgaacttccTGACGCTCCTGATCCCTCATATGTAGATTTGCCCAGACCCCGTGAGCGGAAGTCCGACAGAAAACCGTTTCCCACTCCTATGAAGCTTTTGATTCGAAGAgcaaaagaggagagagaagccAGAAATGCTCAGCCTTGTAGGATGCTCGAAGACCCCCCCGACAATGGATTGCTGGTGCCTGATCTTGTCGATGTAGCTCAAAATGTGTACCTAGCTTGGAACTCCCTCCGCTTCGGCATATCAAAACTCTTGGAGGTCATTCCCATTCAAAGATGCAGGTGCCTGTT GTTTTGCTTCGAGGTTCATATTGGACATGTAGGTCATGAAATTAGAACTTGCACTGGTCCAAAGAGTGGACTTCGAAGTGCTACTCACGTTTGGAGAAAGGGAGGAGCTCAAGACGTGGTCTTTTTCCCCAAGTGTTACCATCTTTATGATCGTGTAGGGAAACCAAGAGTTGGGCACGAGGAGAGGTATGTGATACCAAGGATACCTGCTCTATTGGAGCTTTGCATCCAAGCTGGTGTTGATCTTGAGAAATACCCTTCTAAAAGACGAACAAAACCTGTGTACAGTATTGAAGGGAGAATTGTAGATTTCGAGTTGGTGAAGGAAACGAATGAGGTGAAAACAGGCGTTTCTGTAAAGCCTGATCATGGGATAGAACATGAAGGAGGCAGCAGGTGTTCATTCTCATGGAAAATTAGTAACACATTGGACCAACAACATGAAGAGAACAAGGAGTTAAGGAAGTTAAGCATCATGACACTAAACTCGTGGGTTGAAATGGTATCCGgagcaaagaaaataatggaaaagtATAGGGTGCAGACATGTGGATACTGTCCCGAGGTCCAGGTTGGTCCTAAGGGGCATAAGGTGAGAATATGTCGAGCTTCAAAGCATCAGTCTCGCAACGGGTTGCATGCATGGCAGGAGGCAACGATAGACGATATTGTGGGTCCAAATCATGTATGGCATGTCAGAGATTTGAAGGGGCCTCCTTTGGATAACAAGTTGAAAAGATTTTACGGCAAAGTTCCTGCTGTTGTAGAGCTGTGCCTGCAAGCAGGAGCACCTATTCCAGATCAATATAGGAGCATGCTGAGGCTAGATGTGGTTCCCCCACACCCTGATGAAGTGGATCTCGTTGCTTGA
- the LOC111793831 gene encoding APO protein 3, mitochondrial-like isoform X2 gives MLRQTSAFVQRGPLIPLNQFHRSFKFTQTAEKFELPDAPDPSYVDLPRPRERKSDRKPFPTPMKLLIRRAKEEREARNAQPCRMLEDPPDNGLLVPDLVDVAQNVYLAWNSLRFGISKLLEVIPIQRCRFCFEVHIGHVGHEIRTCTGPKSGLRSATHVWRKGGAQDVVFFPKCYHLYDRVGKPRVGHEERYVIPRIPALLELCIQAGVDLEKYPSKRRTKPVYSIEGRIVDFELVKETNEVKTGVSVKPDHGIEHEGGSRCSFSWKISNTLDQQHEENKELRKLSIMTLNSWVEMVSGAKKIMEKYRVQTCGYCPEVQVGPKGHKVRICRASKHQSRNGLHAWQEATIDDIVGPNHVWHVRDLKGPPLDNKLKRFYGKVPAVVELCLQAGAPIPDQYRSMLRLDVVPPHPDEVDLVA, from the exons ATGCTGCGACAGACCAGCGCGTTCGTCCAAAGGGGTCCACTTATTCCTCTGAATCAATTTCACCGATCCTTCAAGTTCACCCAGACGGcagagaaatttgaacttccTGACGCTCCTGATCCCTCATATGTAGATTTGCCCAGACCCCGTGAGCGGAAGTCCGACAGAAAACCGTTTCCCACTCCTATGAAGCTTTTGATTCGAAGAgcaaaagaggagagagaagccAGAAATGCTCAGCCTTGTAGGATGCTCGAAGACCCCCCCGACAATGGATTGCTGGTGCCTGATCTTGTCGATGTAGCTCAAAATGTGTACCTAGCTTGGAACTCCCTCCGCTTCGGCATATCAAAACTCTTGGAGGTCATTCCCATTCAAAGATGCAG GTTTTGCTTCGAGGTTCATATTGGACATGTAGGTCATGAAATTAGAACTTGCACTGGTCCAAAGAGTGGACTTCGAAGTGCTACTCACGTTTGGAGAAAGGGAGGAGCTCAAGACGTGGTCTTTTTCCCCAAGTGTTACCATCTTTATGATCGTGTAGGGAAACCAAGAGTTGGGCACGAGGAGAGGTATGTGATACCAAGGATACCTGCTCTATTGGAGCTTTGCATCCAAGCTGGTGTTGATCTTGAGAAATACCCTTCTAAAAGACGAACAAAACCTGTGTACAGTATTGAAGGGAGAATTGTAGATTTCGAGTTGGTGAAGGAAACGAATGAGGTGAAAACAGGCGTTTCTGTAAAGCCTGATCATGGGATAGAACATGAAGGAGGCAGCAGGTGTTCATTCTCATGGAAAATTAGTAACACATTGGACCAACAACATGAAGAGAACAAGGAGTTAAGGAAGTTAAGCATCATGACACTAAACTCGTGGGTTGAAATGGTATCCGgagcaaagaaaataatggaaaagtATAGGGTGCAGACATGTGGATACTGTCCCGAGGTCCAGGTTGGTCCTAAGGGGCATAAGGTGAGAATATGTCGAGCTTCAAAGCATCAGTCTCGCAACGGGTTGCATGCATGGCAGGAGGCAACGATAGACGATATTGTGGGTCCAAATCATGTATGGCATGTCAGAGATTTGAAGGGGCCTCCTTTGGATAACAAGTTGAAAAGATTTTACGGCAAAGTTCCTGCTGTTGTAGAGCTGTGCCTGCAAGCAGGAGCACCTATTCCAGATCAATATAGGAGCATGCTGAGGCTAGATGTGGTTCCCCCACACCCTGATGAAGTGGATCTCGTTGCTTGA
- the LOC111793832 gene encoding NAC domain-containing protein 83-like — protein sequence MDKLKFGRDGMRGLPPGFRFQPTEEELVFEYLKCKVFSCALPASIIPEVNVCHFDPWEVPGGDWEVEQRCTYLFTNKEETGKKNGRWVWTPSGYWKAKPKGRERRIVSSSSSSQSVSVGMKNTLVFYANNRNRGGSRTGWVMHQYRLIATHPQTHTPTVLNNMNKWAICRIFRRKLQSNRYNHHLQLQYYSMSTNHSDGNASASAASPAPSTTSSSSSTSTSFLASSVQQNSDDHFSAS from the exons ATGGATAAGTTGAAGTTTGGGAGAGATGGAATGAGGGGATTGCCTCCTGGGTTCCGATTTCAGCCGACGGAAGAAGAGCTTGTGTTTGAGTATCTAAAATGCAAGGTCTTCTCCTGCGCCTTGCCTGCTTCCATCATTCCAGAGGTCAATGTTTGCCACTTCGATCCTTGGGAGGTTCCAG GTGGGGATTGGGAGGTGGAACAGAGGTGCACATACTTGTTCACCAACAAGGAAGAAACAGGAAAGAAGAATGGAAGATGGGTGTGGACTCCGAGTGGGTACTGGAAGGCCAAACCCAAAGGGCGTGAAAGGAGAATAGTAAGCTCCAGTAGTAGCAGTCAGAGCGTGAGTGTGGGGATGAAGAACACTCTGGTTTTCTACGCCAATAATAGGAACAGAGGTGGGAGTAGGACGGGGTGGGTTATGCATCAGTATCGCCTCATCGCCACTCACCCTCAAACTCATACTCCAACTGTATTGAATAACATGAACAAGTGGGCTATTTGCCGCATCTTTCGGAGGAAACTCCAATCCAATAGATATAATCATCATCTGCAACTCCAATATTATTCTATGTCTACGAACCATTCCGACGGCAACgcctccgcctccgccgccTCCCCCGCCCCCTCCACCACCTCATCCTCTTCCAGTACTTCCACCAGTTTCCTCGCCAGCTCTGTCCAACAAAACTCTGACGATCATTTTTCTGCttcttaa